One Halobacterium sp. DL1 DNA window includes the following coding sequences:
- a CDS encoding DNA methyltransferase, with protein MSQWTHDIHQGDAVDTLQEMPESSVHCVVTSPPYFGLRDYGVDGQIGLEESLDEYIQQLLDVASELRRVLRDDGSWWLNLGDSFAGSNRGQWDSEDTAQKEAYTPDSGDLPEQDASLRRKSKMLVPHRVAIALEDQGWLVRSDAVWAKPNPMPHPVKDRLHEHKEFLFHLTPEPDYWFDLDSIREPHKESSLRRRERHDFNDSGTNADAYPGEENDEYIGTEPEDALHPNGKNPGDILEISVKAFPEAHFAVYPPELCETPIKSTCPPRVCAECGTPYERIVEDVPVWERDPDSVEREQLQRALERYENSDLTEEHLQAVRAKGFSDAAAGKEQTGAGRNTADVEALAEEAKDVLGGYFREFTMTAHETDGWQQACHCPTVGGYTEPGIVLDPFAGAGTTALVAKQFGRRFVGIDLNPDYVAMAQKRVGVTIDEPERLDLLEDEETSLAAYADGGGLSGE; from the coding sequence ATCTCCCAGTGGACGCACGACATCCACCAGGGCGACGCTGTCGACACGCTCCAGGAGATGCCGGAGTCCTCGGTGCACTGCGTAGTCACGTCGCCCCCGTACTTCGGCCTGCGGGACTACGGCGTGGACGGCCAGATCGGCCTGGAGGAGTCTCTCGATGAGTACATCCAGCAGCTCCTCGACGTCGCGAGCGAACTCCGACGCGTCCTTCGAGACGACGGGAGTTGGTGGCTGAACCTCGGCGACTCGTTCGCCGGGAGCAACCGCGGCCAGTGGGACTCTGAGGATACCGCGCAGAAAGAGGCGTATACGCCCGATTCGGGCGATCTGCCCGAGCAGGACGCGTCACTGCGTCGGAAGTCGAAGATGCTCGTCCCGCATCGCGTCGCCATCGCCCTCGAGGACCAGGGGTGGCTCGTCCGCTCGGATGCGGTGTGGGCGAAGCCGAACCCGATGCCCCATCCCGTGAAGGATCGGCTCCACGAGCACAAGGAGTTCCTCTTCCACCTCACGCCCGAGCCCGACTACTGGTTCGACCTCGATTCGATTCGAGAGCCACACAAGGAATCATCTCTCCGGCGCCGCGAGCGCCACGACTTCAACGATTCCGGGACCAACGCCGACGCTTACCCAGGCGAAGAGAACGACGAGTACATCGGCACTGAGCCGGAGGACGCACTCCACCCGAACGGGAAGAATCCCGGCGACATCCTCGAAATCTCCGTGAAGGCGTTCCCCGAGGCGCACTTCGCGGTCTATCCGCCTGAACTCTGCGAGACCCCCATCAAGTCGACTTGTCCGCCGAGGGTCTGCGCGGAGTGCGGGACGCCCTACGAGCGAATCGTCGAGGACGTGCCGGTTTGGGAACGCGACCCCGATAGCGTAGAGCGCGAGCAGCTCCAGCGCGCCCTCGAGCGCTATGAGAACTCGGACCTAACTGAGGAGCACCTGCAAGCAGTTCGCGCAAAGGGGTTCTCGGACGCGGCTGCCGGGAAAGAGCAGACCGGTGCCGGCCGAAACACCGCGGACGTCGAGGCACTCGCCGAGGAGGCGAAGGACGTCCTCGGCGGCTACTTCCGCGAGTTCACGATGACCGCCCACGAGACTGACGGCTGGCAGCAAGCCTGTCACTGCCCGACCGTTGGTGGCTACACGGAGCCGGGCATCGTGCTCGATCCGTTCGCGGGCGCCGGCACCACCGCACTCGTCGCGAAGCAGTTCGGCCGCCGGTTCGTCGGTATCGACCTGAACCCGGACTACGTCGCGATGGCGCAGAAGCGCGTTGGCGTCACTATTGACGAGCCCGAACGCCTCGATCTCCTCGAGGACGAGGAAACGAGCCTCGCGGCCTACGCCGACGGGGGTGGTCTCAGTGGCGAGTGA